Genomic window (Candidatus Binatus sp.):
AAACGCCCCCGACGCGACAAACAAAATGTGGTCGGTCTTGACCGCTCCATATTTCGTGTTGACCGTCGATCCTTCGACGATTGGCAGCAGGTCGCGCTGCACGCCCTCGCGCGAGACGTCGGGTCCGTGCGACTCGCGCCCCGCGATCTTGTCTATCTCGTCGATGAACACGATGCCCGACTGCTCCGCCCGGCTGATCGCCTCGTGCGCCACCGCCTCCATGTCCACCAGCCGCGCCGCTTCTTCCGTCGTCAGCAGCTCGAGCGCCTCGGGGATCTTCACTTTGCGCGTGCGCGTCTTCTTGGGCATGAGCTGATTCATCAGCTCCTTCATGTTGAGGCCCATCTCTTCCATCCCTTGCGGCGTGAAGACCTCGATATTCGGCGCGGCGTTGGCGCTGACTTCGAGCTCGACTTCACGATCGTCCAGATGGCCGCCATTTAGCAGCTTGCGCAATTTCTCGCGCGTGTCCTTGTGCGAGTCGTTGTCGACCGCTTCGATATTCCCCTCGGGCGTGATCCCCGCGGGGTGGCGGACCTTGGTGGGCATCGGGAACAGCAGATCGAGCAATCGCTCCTCGGCGTCCTCGCGCGCCTTGATCGCAACCCGATCGCGCGCTTCGTCGCGCACCATCTTGACCGCAATTTCGGCCAGGTCGCGAATCATCGACTCGACGTCGCGCCCGACGTAGCCGACCTCGGTGTAGCGCGACGCTTCCACCTTGACGAACGGCGCTTGCGCCAGCCGCGCCAGCCGCCGCGCAATTTCCGTCTTGCCGACGCCGGTCGGTCCGATCATGAGGATATTCTTGGGCGCAATTTCGTCGCGCAGCTCCGGCGCGACATTCTGCCGCCGCCACCGATTGCGCAGCGCGATCGCGACTGCGCGCTTGGCCTCATGCTGCCCGACGATATAGCGGTCGAGCTCCGAGACGATCTCGCGCGGCGTCATCACTTGTGGAACTGGCATCGGCTGGAAACTTCCTGGGGTATTGTGGCTACAACTCTTCGAAGACGAATTGGTCGTTGGTGTAAACGCAGACCTCCGACGCGATTTTCATCGCACCTTCCGCGATCTGGCGCGCCGTCATCCCGGAACCGTGGCGAACCAGCGCGCGCGCCGCTGATAGCGCGTAGTTGCCGCCCGATCCGATCGCCAATATTCCATCGTCGGGCTCGAGCACGTCGCCGACGCCTGAAATAAGCAGCGAGCTCTCCTTGTCCGCCACCACCAGCATCGCCTCGAGCCGGCGCAGGATTCGATCCGTGCGCCAGTCCTTGGCCAACTCGACCGCGGCGCGGCGAAGCACGCCGTTGTATTCCTGCAGCTTCGATTCGAACTTGTCGAACAGCGTCAGCGCGTCCGCGGTCGAGCCCGCGAATCCCGCCAGCACGCGATCCTGATGCAGCCGGCGCACTTTCTTCGCCTTGCTCTTCATGATCGTTTGTCCAACGCTCACCTGTCCGTCACCCGCGATGATGACGTGCCCGTCGTGGCGTACGCACAGAATCGTCGTGTGGCGAATTTCGGCGCCCGGCTCGAGGCCCTGATCAAACCCGTGGAAAGGCACGTCGATAAACCTCTTTCAAATGATTCACGCTCACATGAGTATAGCGCTGCGTGGTCGCCAGGCTCGCATGCCCGAGCATTTCCTGTATCGACCTCAGGTCCGCCCCATTGCCGAGCATGTGCGTTGCGAAACAGTGACGCAGCCCGTGCGGCGTGATTGCCGCGCTCAGACCCACCGCCGCCAATCGCCGCTGCAGGATCATCTCGACGCTGCGCGTGGTCAGTCTGCCGCCGCGAAGATTGGTTATCACGGCGCTGTCGGGTTCCCACGCAACCGCCGTCGCACGCCGCCACGCCCGCAACGCATCCAGCGCAGGCTCGCCCAGCGGCACCAGCCGGTCCTTGTTGCCCTTGCCCGCCCGCACCATGACCATCCCGAGTTCTTCGTCGATATCGCGCCAGTTGAGCCCGACCAGCTCGCCGACGCGCAGCCCCGACGAATACAGCGTCTCGAAGATCGCGCGATCGCGTATCGCCGCGGGCTTCGAGTCATCGGCAGATACTTCGATCAGCCGGCGGACTTCGTCCGGCTGCAATATCGAGGGCAGGCGTCTTTCGTTTTTTGGCGAGCGAATCGACCGCGCCGGGCTTGGCTCGCCGGTCGTCGTCTCGCGGTAGCGGAAAAATGCCTTGATCGCGCTCAGCCTGCGCTGCACGGTGGCGCGTTTTGCGTTTTTTTTCATCAATTCGGCCAGGTAGCTGCGGATATGATCGGCGGTGATGCCCGCAACGTCGATTTCCTCGACTCGTCTGCCGACCATCGCCGCCCGCTCCAGCAGAAAACTTCGCAGCGCGAGCAGGTCGCGACGATAGCTTGTCACCGTATTGTCCGCGGCACGCGACGCCTTCTTCAGCGCCGCCGCAAAAGCCTCTACCTCCGCTTCCATTGTCTCGCGCGCATCCACCTGAGCGGCTATGCTATCAGCGGCGATTCGGCCGAAAAAGCATGCCTCTCTCAGCGCGTCCCCCAGGGAACCAACGCTTTCGAATTATGGGAATATCGCCGCGCCCGATGCCGCGCGAGGAGATCGCCGCCTCGCTATGAACTGTTGGAATTGCGCAAAGAAAATCGAAGTCATCGCCGGGATGGAGCGCGTCGGGTTTCGCGACGAATGTCCCGGATGCGGCCGCGCGCTGCATGCATGCCGCAACTGCGGCTTTTTCGATCCGGCCTACAACAACAGTTGCCGTGAGACGATGGCCGAGCGGGTGGTGGACAAGGAGCGATTTAATTTCTGCGAATACTTCATGCCCGGCGACGCAGCCGTCAGGCCGCAGGCGAAAACCAAAGCCGGCGCGCAGAGCAAGCTGGAGGCTCTCTTCAAGAAAAAATCATGACATCCTGCAGATTCATGCTTCGCGACCGCTGCGCCGGGCTTGTTTTCATCGCGGCGTTCGCTTCGATCGTTGCCAGCGGATGCCATCCGGCCAACAGCGCGCGCGGCGTCGCCGATCGCTTCGTCGATCAATACTATGTAGCGATCAATCTGAAGGCGGCCGAGCCATTCTGCACCGGCCTCGCACTCGACAAGCTCCATCGCGAGATACAGATGATCGGCAGTCAGAAAATCGACGCCAATACCCACAAGCCCACCGTGCATTACAAACTCACTGCCCAGCGCGACGGCGCCGACCATGTCGAGTTCCTGTTTCGCGCGACCATCGAGGTGCCCGACGGCGGCAGCTTCAATCGCAACTTGCTGATCACGGCGCGCAAGACCGCCGACACGTGGAAAGTCTCGAACTTCGATGACTACGAATAGGGCGTACCGATCATGAGCCTCGCCGCAATCATTCTTGCTGCGGGCAAAGGGACCAGGATGCGCTCGAAGCGGGCCAAGGTGCTGCACGAGCTGGGCGGAGAACCGATGATCGCGCGCGCGATTCGCGCCGTCGCCGCGCTCGAGCCCGAGCCAATCGTAATCGTCGTGGGCCATCAGGCTGGCGAAGTCGAGGCCGCCGCAAGCTTCTGCCGAGCGCGATTCGCGCTCCAGGAGCCTCAGCGCGGCACCGGTGACGCCGCTCGATGCGGGCTGGGCCAGGTTCCCGCGGGCTTCACCGGCGACGTGCTTATCGCCTACGGCGACATGCCGGCAGTCACGCCGGCGACGCTGCGCGCTTTTCTCGACGCGCATCGAAAGCGCGGCGCAAAGCTCTCGTTTATCAGCATCATGCTCGACGATCCCGGCGCGTACGGCCGGGTAGTTCGCGACGCCAGCGGCAAGGTCGAGAAAATCGTCGAGTTTCGCGACGCGACGCCGGCCGAGCGCGCGATCAAGGAAATCAATACCGGCTTCTATCTGGCCGATGCAGCGATCCTTCGGTCGGCGCTGGCGGAACT
Coding sequences:
- a CDS encoding tyrosine-type recombinase/integrase — protein: MEAEVEAFAAALKKASRAADNTVTSYRRDLLALRSFLLERAAMVGRRVEEIDVAGITADHIRSYLAELMKKNAKRATVQRRLSAIKAFFRYRETTTGEPSPARSIRSPKNERRLPSILQPDEVRRLIEVSADDSKPAAIRDRAIFETLYSSGLRVGELVGLNWRDIDEELGMVMVRAGKGNKDRLVPLGEPALDALRAWRRATAVAWEPDSAVITNLRGGRLTTRSVEMILQRRLAAVGLSAAITPHGLRHCFATHMLGNGADLRSIQEMLGHASLATTQRYTHVSVNHLKEVYRRAFPRV
- the hslV gene encoding ATP-dependent protease subunit HslV, coding for MPFHGFDQGLEPGAEIRHTTILCVRHDGHVIIAGDGQVSVGQTIMKSKAKKVRRLHQDRVLAGFAGSTADALTLFDKFESKLQEYNGVLRRAAVELAKDWRTDRILRRLEAMLVVADKESSLLISGVGDVLEPDDGILAIGSGGNYALSAARALVRHGSGMTARQIAEGAMKIASEVCVYTNDQFVFEEL
- the hslU gene encoding ATP-dependent protease ATPase subunit HslU, producing MPVPQVMTPREIVSELDRYIVGQHEAKRAVAIALRNRWRRQNVAPELRDEIAPKNILMIGPTGVGKTEIARRLARLAQAPFVKVEASRYTEVGYVGRDVESMIRDLAEIAVKMVRDEARDRVAIKAREDAEERLLDLLFPMPTKVRHPAGITPEGNIEAVDNDSHKDTREKLRKLLNGGHLDDREVELEVSANAAPNIEVFTPQGMEEMGLNMKELMNQLMPKKTRTRKVKIPEALELLTTEEAARLVDMEAVAHEAISRAEQSGIVFIDEIDKIAGRESHGPDVSREGVQRDLLPIVEGSTVNTKYGAVKTDHILFVASGAFHTSKPSDLIPEFQGRFPIRVELKALTREDFIRILTEPENALTRQYVALMETEGVHMRFTGDGVAALAEIAAKVNSRSENIGARRLHTVLERLLEELSFNAPELPDRELTIDAAYVHGRLDEIVKDEDLSRYIL